AACGCAGCGATATACATTTTGCATTGCTCAAGGGTCTGTTCCCTTGTCAAGTCAGACTTCGGATCTTCTCCCCAGTTGAAAGTCATCCCCTTGTCCAGCATCCAGTTTAAAACGGCTTCTGCTTCTTCGGTTTTTACCTTAAGCATGGCAGCATACAAGGCGGACTGACTTAGTCTCTCTTTAAATATTCCGGTCGCATGAAGCAGATCATCAGGGACAATTGCATTGTACATCCCCATACACCCCTCATCAAAAACTCCCATGATCGACTTCTTAGCTTTAAGCTTTTTTGCAAACTCACGTCCCGCAGTCTCCTCCTTAACGGGGATCTTCACAAGATCAAAATCCTTCACATGACTCTGATCATGCCTGATCTTGCCGGTCGACAACCATTCACTCAATCTTTCTACGAAGAATGCATCATCAAAGTTTCGGCTCCATAGAGTACTATATACGACCCCTGCTTTTGTTAACGAACCGTTCAGATTTAGCATTCCCACAAGTCCCGGCCACATACCGCTCCAGTTTGCTACAGTCAGTATCGGCCCCCTATGCGTGGTAAGTCCGGCAAGTACATGATGAGAATATTGCCAAACGCTTTCTGCAACAATTATTGGTTGATCCGGATCAACGTTTCTAAACACCTCCATGCCCATCTTCTGGGAATCAATAAAGCCGTGCTTTTTAACAGCGTCATACAGATGAGCTCTACGCACTTTCCACCCTTGCTTTTCAATCGCAGCGGTAAGGGCTTGCTCCATTGCATCCTGCGTTGCCCAGCAGTCCTGATTAGCTGAAAGTCTCAAATCGCCACTTGCGACAAGTAAAACTTCTTTTATTTTTCCTTCCAACATAGTATAAAAATTTGAAAAAACAGTAATGCTGATCCAGTCGTCTTAACCAATCGACTTCGAGAATATTAGTCTTGATAACCCCTTTCGTTATCTCAATTACTTATTAGAATGACCGGATATCCTTAAGTTTATAACGCACTATCGCTCTCTAACAAAGCATAGTCATCAACACAAATATGCGTGGCTGTGTAATACTATTGTTGCAGATTGTTATCCTATTTTTATACGATCTTACCATCAACATTCCGCTCAAATTCAGTATCATTGCAGTCCGTTAGTGCAAGGCGGATAATAGATAGAGTATGAAGCCTTTATTTCATAAAGTCCCGGTTAAACTTCAAAATTCATTTAGCATAAGGCATGATGTGGCCTCTAATTTTGGAACGGTCTGGCATTATCACCCCGAACTTGAAATACAGTATGTGATTAAGGGAGAGGGGGTCCGCTTTATCGGCGATAACATCAGTAATTTCTCATCCGGAGAGCTTATCCTGCTCGGCGAGAATCTGCCACACACATGGAGATGTAATGAGACTTACTTCCAGCCTAATTCTCAACTCGAAGTTGAAGCCATAGTCATACACTTCCTTCCCGACTGCCTCGGCAAGGACCTGCTTAATCTCCCTGAAGCATATCTTATCCCGAAGCTCTTCGAAAAAGCAAAACAAGGGATGGTTATTCAGGGTAAAACACGTGAAAAGTTGAGCAAGCTTCTTTTTTCAGCCATTAATGCCACTAATCTCGACAGGATTATCGTTCTTCTTTCTATTTTGAAAACGCTCGCAGAGACGAATGAATATTCCACTATCACTACCAGTCAGCATACTTTTACCCAATCGTCAGAATCTGATAATATCCGCCTGAATAAAGTTTATAACTACACGTTGTCGCACTATAAAAAAGAGATCAGTTTAGAGGAGATCTCTTCTTTAAGCAATCTTAGTGTTACCTCATTCTGCCGGTACTTTAAGCTGATGACGAAAAAAACGTATTACGACTTCTTAATCGAGATTCGGATTAGCCACGCCTGCAGAGCGCTTATTGAGGATAAATTGCCCACAGAGGTGATTTGTTTTGAATGCGGCTTCAACAATGTTTCAAACTTCTACCGGCACTTTAAAAAAGTGACCGGAATAACGCCGCTCGATTATAAAAGAACGTATTTGAATAAGCTGTAGATGAGTTGCGGGTTCTGTGTTGTGTGTTGAAGGAAACAAAGACTATAAAAGACTCCTGCAACCTGGAACACGCAACACAGAACCTAAACTAAAACTCATACTTCAAATCCAGCTCCTGCTGCAGATGATTGTATTTTTGTAAAAGTGCCTCTATTTCCTTTGTAACAGACTGAGTAAACTCCCCCACTTTCCTCCGTGTAAAGGTAGAAATATTCAGTCCGCGCTTTTGCAGGAAGTATTTGGATACCACAGGATATACATTGTGCATGACATCCATATTGTCTATTAAAAATTGCTGAACTTTTACTACTTCCTGCTGTAGAGAAGGATCATTATAATTATCGCATAACCAAACGATCAGTTCTGGAAAGTAGTTCCCCTGGATGCAGGATAGTCCGGCTGATCCGGCCCTTAAGGAATCTACGGCATGCACCATATACGCATCATAGAGGCCAAATTCAGGGTATTTTTCTGTGGCTTTCAGCTTTTCTTTTATCTGGTTCAGATCCAGACAGGTATCTTTATGGTAAATCACCCTTCCTGTTTCAACAAATGACTGAAGCTGAGCAGCAGAAAGAACACGTTTATAAGGCACCGGACATTCATAAAAGCCGAGAGGAATTCCAGGGGTGAGATCTAGTAGCTCAAATACCCGTTCATTAAAGATATCGTCGGATTCCTGCTCCCCAGCAAGAAGACTGCTGATCATGATCACTGCCTGAATACCGGTATCATGTACCTGCTTGACAAAGTCTGCCTGCTTAGAAATCGTCCCCCCGAAGG
The window above is part of the Arcticibacter tournemirensis genome. Proteins encoded here:
- a CDS encoding fucose isomerase, which produces MLEGKIKEVLLVASGDLRLSANQDCWATQDAMEQALTAAIEKQGWKVRRAHLYDAVKKHGFIDSQKMGMEVFRNVDPDQPIIVAESVWQYSHHVLAGLTTHRGPILTVANWSGMWPGLVGMLNLNGSLTKAGVVYSTLWSRNFDDAFFVERLSEWLSTGKIRHDQSHVKDFDLVKIPVKEETAGREFAKKLKAKKSIMGVFDEGCMGMYNAIVPDDLLHATGIFKERLSQSALYAAMLKVKTEEAEAVLNWMLDKGMTFNWGEDPKSDLTREQTLEQCKMYIAALRIADNFGCDTIGIQYQQGLKDLTVASDLTEGLLNNTDRPPVVSESGDVLYAGSALPHFNEVDECAGLDGLITYLLWKELGMQGDNTLHDIRWGEHFQGNGIDDFVWVLLISGAAPASHFINGYKGAASDRQPPMFFPFGGGTLKGVSKPGPIVWSRVFVMNNKLHCDLGVGECVLLPEEETQRRWKETNPQWPIMHAVLDGVTRDQMMARHKANHIQVVYASDKAKAHEACRIKAAALAELGIEVHFCGDVKFE
- a CDS encoding dihydrodipicolinate synthase family protein, giving the protein MENKKKGFIPVMLTPFKNNGEIDYDVLTELTEVYLEAGAAGLFANCLSSEMFELSDKERIEAIKHVVKAVNGKVPVVATGTFGGTISKQADFVKQVHDTGIQAVIMISSLLAGEQESDDIFNERVFELLDLTPGIPLGFYECPVPYKRVLSAAQLQSFVETGRVIYHKDTCLDLNQIKEKLKATEKYPEFGLYDAYMVHAVDSLRAGSAGLSCIQGNYFPELIVWLCDNYNDPSLQQEVVKVQQFLIDNMDVMHNVYPVVSKYFLQKRGLNISTFTRRKVGEFTQSVTKEIEALLQKYNHLQQELDLKYEF
- a CDS encoding AraC family transcriptional regulator, whose protein sequence is MKPLFHKVPVKLQNSFSIRHDVASNFGTVWHYHPELEIQYVIKGEGVRFIGDNISNFSSGELILLGENLPHTWRCNETYFQPNSQLEVEAIVIHFLPDCLGKDLLNLPEAYLIPKLFEKAKQGMVIQGKTREKLSKLLFSAINATNLDRIIVLLSILKTLAETNEYSTITTSQHTFTQSSESDNIRLNKVYNYTLSHYKKEISLEEISSLSNLSVTSFCRYFKLMTKKTYYDFLIEIRISHACRALIEDKLPTEVICFECGFNNVSNFYRHFKKVTGITPLDYKRTYLNKL